In the genome of Porphyrobacter sp. ULC335, one region contains:
- a CDS encoding GIY-YIG nuclease family protein: protein MDKTYHVYILASGRNGTLYIGVTGDLAARIWQHRTGATEGFTKRYGVHRLVHVEAFGDVNEAILREKRIKKWRRAWKLELIERDNPQWLDLYDRINA, encoded by the coding sequence ATGGATAAGACCTATCACGTCTACATCCTCGCGAGCGGTCGCAACGGAACGCTGTATATTGGCGTGACAGGGGACCTCGCTGCACGGATCTGGCAACACAGAACGGGAGCCACAGAAGGATTTACCAAGCGCTACGGCGTGCACCGTCTTGTGCATGTGGAAGCGTTCGGTGACGTGAATGAAGCGATCCTGCGGGAGAAGCGGATCAAGAAATGGCGGCGGGCGTGGAAGCTCGAATTGATCGAGCGGGACAACCCGCAATGGCTCGATCTCTACGACCGGATCAACGCCTGA
- a CDS encoding acetolactate synthase large subunit: MSETQKASDLFIECLEAEGVEYIFGVPGEENLDFLESLSKSGKIKLILTRHEQGAGFMAATYGRHTGKTGVFLATLGPGATNMVTAVAYSQLGGMPTLAITGQKPIKKSKQGRFQILDVVAMMSPITKYAHQLASADNIPSRVREAIRLAEEEKPGAVHLEFPEDIAEEQTSSRPIPASLARRPSAEEKAVRQAVLAIEGAKAPILVIGAGANRKMTGRMLRQLIDKTGIPFVTTQMGKGVVDERHPLFLGCAALSAGDFVHRAIQDADCIVNIGHDVIEKPPFFMHADGPTVIHVSTRTAEVDPVYFPHIEVIGDISNAIYQIKEDIVPQGRWDVRRMLEYRAAEVAHTAPLAADTRFPIFPPHLVAQVRGAMPEDGIICLDNGVYKIWFARGYSAYLPNTVLLDNALATMGAGLPSAMMSSMLYPDRKVMAICGDGGFMMNSQEMETAVRLGLNLTVLILRDDAYGMIRWKQANMGFADFGLTYGNPDFVKYAESYGAIGHRVTSSEHLTDLLAHCLATPGVHLIDCPVDYTENDQILNHDIKRLSKEL, encoded by the coding sequence GCCTCGAGGCCGAGGGCGTCGAGTACATCTTCGGCGTGCCGGGGGAGGAGAACCTCGATTTCCTCGAAAGCCTGTCGAAGTCCGGCAAGATCAAGTTGATCCTGACCCGGCATGAACAGGGCGCAGGCTTCATGGCCGCGACCTATGGCCGGCACACCGGCAAGACCGGCGTGTTTCTGGCCACGCTCGGCCCGGGGGCGACCAATATGGTGACCGCGGTGGCCTATTCGCAGCTTGGCGGGATGCCGACGCTGGCGATCACCGGGCAGAAGCCGATCAAGAAATCGAAACAGGGCCGCTTCCAGATCCTCGATGTCGTGGCGATGATGAGCCCGATCACCAAATACGCGCACCAGCTGGCCAGCGCCGACAACATCCCCAGCCGCGTGCGCGAGGCGATCCGGCTGGCCGAGGAGGAAAAGCCGGGCGCGGTGCATCTCGAATTCCCCGAGGATATTGCCGAGGAGCAGACCTCCAGCCGCCCGATCCCCGCCAGCCTTGCCCGCAGGCCCAGCGCCGAGGAAAAGGCAGTGCGTCAGGCGGTGCTGGCGATCGAAGGCGCGAAGGCTCCGATCCTCGTCATCGGCGCGGGCGCGAACCGCAAGATGACCGGTCGGATGCTGCGCCAGCTGATCGACAAGACCGGCATTCCCTTCGTCACCACCCAGATGGGCAAGGGCGTGGTCGATGAACGCCACCCGCTGTTCCTCGGCTGCGCGGCGCTTTCGGCGGGAGACTTCGTCCACCGCGCGATTCAGGACGCGGATTGCATCGTCAATATCGGCCACGATGTGATCGAAAAGCCGCCCTTCTTCATGCACGCGGACGGGCCGACGGTGATCCACGTCTCGACCCGCACGGCCGAGGTCGATCCGGTTTACTTCCCGCACATCGAAGTGATCGGCGACATTTCCAACGCGATCTACCAGATCAAGGAGGACATCGTCCCGCAAGGCCGCTGGGATGTGCGCCGGATGCTCGAATACCGCGCCGCCGAAGTCGCGCACACCGCGCCGCTCGCCGCAGACACGCGCTTCCCGATTTTCCCGCCGCATCTGGTGGCACAGGTGAGGGGGGCGATGCCGGAGGACGGGATCATCTGCCTCGACAACGGGGTGTACAAGATCTGGTTCGCGCGCGGTTACAGCGCCTACCTGCCCAACACCGTGCTGCTGGATAACGCGCTGGCGACGATGGGCGCAGGCCTGCCGAGCGCGATGATGAGTTCGATGCTCTATCCGGATCGCAAGGTGATGGCGATCTGCGGCGATGGCGGCTTCATGATGAATTCGCAGGAGATGGAGACCGCGGTGCGCCTCGGCCTCAATCTCACCGTGCTGATCCTGCGCGACGATGCCTACGGGATGATCCGCTGGAAGCAGGCCAACATGGGCTTTGCCGATTTCGGCCTGACCTATGGCAACCCCGACTTCGTGAAATATGCCGAAAGCTACGGCGCGATCGGGCATCGGGTAACGTCGAGTGAACATCTCACCGACCTGCTGGCTCATTGCCTCGCCACGCCGGGGGTGCATCTGATCGATTGCCCGGTCGACTATACCGAGAACGACCAGATCCTGAACCACGATATCAAGCGGCTGAGCAAGGAGTTGTAG
- a CDS encoding aldehyde dehydrogenase family protein — MKLKSTYPLYLNNKAVQPNTDLEVTDKYTGEVAFRTALATPDVIEEAIAGAVRAAEPMARLASFEKQGVLMHCVARFKERFDELAYALCVEAGKPIKDAEGEVTRLIDTFRIAAEESVRNYGEVQPLDISARAKGYMGMWRRVPIGPCSFISPFNFPLNLAAHKIAPAIAVGCPFVMKPASKTPLGAIIMGEVLAECDILPEGAFSILPASRDGADLFTEDERLKLLSFTGSPGVGWDLKAKAGKKKVVLELGGNAAVIIDRDADLADALERVIFGAFYQSGQSCIGVQRILIHDEVYDRFKAMLVERAGKLVAGDPKDRNTFIGPMISDGEAKRLKGWIDEAVAAGATLLCGGGLSRGNMLEATLLEGVPDDAKAKNEEAFGPLAILQRFTHFDAALEEVNNSKFGLQAGIFTRDLFQMFDAWDRLEVGGVVINDVPSYRVDNMPYGGVKDSGLGREGIRFAMEDMSEIRNLVVRRV; from the coding sequence GTGAAACTCAAATCCACCTACCCTCTCTACCTCAACAACAAGGCGGTGCAGCCCAACACCGATTTGGAGGTCACGGACAAATACACCGGCGAGGTCGCCTTCCGCACCGCGCTGGCCACGCCCGATGTGATCGAGGAAGCCATCGCCGGGGCCGTGCGTGCGGCCGAGCCGATGGCGCGGCTCGCGAGCTTCGAGAAGCAGGGCGTGCTGATGCACTGCGTCGCGCGGTTCAAGGAACGGTTTGACGAACTCGCCTATGCGCTGTGCGTGGAAGCGGGCAAGCCGATCAAGGATGCCGAGGGCGAGGTCACCCGCCTGATCGACACCTTCCGCATCGCCGCCGAGGAATCGGTGAGGAACTACGGCGAAGTCCAGCCGCTCGACATTTCGGCGCGGGCCAAGGGCTACATGGGCATGTGGAGGCGCGTGCCGATCGGGCCGTGCAGCTTCATCTCGCCGTTCAACTTCCCCCTCAACCTCGCCGCGCACAAGATTGCGCCCGCCATCGCGGTCGGCTGCCCCTTTGTGATGAAGCCTGCCAGCAAGACGCCGCTGGGCGCGATCATCATGGGCGAGGTGCTGGCCGAATGCGACATCCTGCCCGAGGGCGCGTTCAGCATCCTCCCTGCCAGCCGCGACGGGGCCGATCTGTTCACCGAGGATGAGCGGCTGAAGCTGCTGAGCTTCACCGGATCGCCCGGCGTCGGCTGGGACCTGAAGGCCAAGGCGGGCAAGAAGAAGGTCGTGCTCGAACTCGGCGGCAATGCCGCGGTGATTATCGATCGCGACGCCGATCTGGCCGACGCCTTGGAGCGGGTGATCTTCGGCGCCTTCTACCAGTCGGGCCAGTCCTGCATCGGGGTGCAGCGCATCCTGATCCACGACGAGGTTTACGACCGCTTCAAGGCGATGCTGGTCGAGCGCGCAGGCAAGCTTGTCGCGGGCGATCCCAAGGACCGCAACACCTTCATCGGGCCGATGATCTCGGACGGCGAGGCCAAGCGGTTGAAGGGCTGGATCGACGAGGCGGTTGCAGCGGGCGCGACCCTGCTGTGCGGCGGCGGCCTGTCGCGCGGCAATATGCTGGAAGCGACGCTGCTCGAAGGCGTGCCCGATGACGCCAAGGCCAAGAACGAGGAAGCCTTCGGCCCGCTCGCCATCCTGCAACGCTTCACGCATTTCGACGCGGCGCTGGAGGAGGTGAACAACTCCAAGTTCGGCCTGCAGGCGGGCATCTTCACCCGCGACCTGTTCCAGATGTTCGACGCGTGGGACCGGCTCGAAGTCGGCGGTGTCGTCATCAACGACGTGCCGAGCTACCGCGTCGACAACATGCCCTACGGCGGCGTGAAGGATTCAGGCCTGGGCCGCGAAGGAATCCGTTTCGCGATGGAGGACATGAGCGAGATAAGGAATCTGGTGGTGCGGCGGGTTTAG